In Daphnia pulex isolate KAP4 chromosome 7, ASM2113471v1, one genomic interval encodes:
- the LOC124197205 gene encoding uncharacterized protein LOC124197205 isoform X1, with translation MEDETIAVYLHIYDLTRGMAQLMSAAILGKQIDGIWHTGVVVYGREYFFGGQGITSCLPGETILGQPNQIHPLGATQIPFSIFVDYVQGLADSTFRPDAYDLLQHNCNTFSNEIAQFLCGNSIPQHILDLPTEVLSTPFGQSLQPLLNSLGASSSQGGIPVLPLDLDGGRRSVNRAPSPGAVALERAIEDARRDSLKLEERRNTILEKVEKLEKKKAKKQLQQERNASSSSSSSVPEKKMADASEANSALDGSEETPKAPREPPIVYKDLIDVKKEYESLAECIAKVGQDDDHQSMSELKQYVIDDEGSWALGDNFLLFIAKWLNDDKPSNDQLRVQLLTVLAAAALKDDVILILHQDRRDHVLMNYAHNIDRLPLSEQQALALFMCNLFENGSSSEWLLYISEWTAPHTTSPLSNIRVTTKVAVTALLSDNPLLQDRGSAIIYNLAIKEKMERTRDFAELMPRGALSKVFDDVATELAMAILQFFSVEHSEEQIFRCMKGLVRFAYIAHSEVPALIKMIGPDPTQFKGMSARIDDLVEPLLDRLRSVRGMD, from the exons ATGGAAGACGAAACCATTGCAGTTTACCTTCATATTTATGATTTAACAAGAGGAATGGCTCAACTTATGTCTGCAGCTATCTTGG GGAAACAAATTGACGGAATTTGGCACACTGGAGTTGTTGTCTACGGGCGAGAATACTTCTTTGGTGGACAAGGAATTACCAGTTGCTTACCA GGCGAAACCATTCTCGGCCAACCTAACCAAATTCATCCTCTCGGAGCCACCCAAATACCCTTCTCCATCTTCGTTGACTACGTTCAAGGGTTGGCTGATTCCACATTTAG GCCGGATGCTTACGATTTGCTGCAACATAATTGCAACACCTTCTCCAACGAAATCGCCCAGTTTCTCTGTGGAAACTCCATCCCGCAACACATTCTCGATTTGCCTACGGAAGTTCTTAGCAC TCCGTTCGGCCAGAGTCTGCAGCCGCTGTTGAACAGTCTAGGTGCATCGAGCAGCCAGGGTGGGATACCGGTATTGCCGTTGGATTTAGACGGAGGTCGACGAAGCGTCAACCGTGCACCCTCGCCGGGAGCTGTTGCATTAGAAAGGGCGATTGAAGACGCCCGACGCGACTCGCTCAAACTCGAAGAGCGTCGTAACacaattttggaaaaagtcgaaaagttggaaaagaaaaaggccaaaaagcAGCTGCAACAAGAACGAAACGCCAGTTCATCATCGTCTTCATCCGTgcctgaaaagaaaatggctgaCGCATCCGAAGCAAATAGCGCCTTAGACGGATCGGAAGAAACTCCGAAAGCACCCAGGGAACCGCCCATCGTCTACAAAG ACTTGATTGATGTCAAGAAAGAGTACGAAAGCTTGGCTGAATGCATCGCCAAAGTAGGACAAGATGACGACCATCAGTCAATGTCCGAACTGAAGCAATACGTCATCGACGATGAGGGTTCGTGGGCGTTGGgagacaattttcttttgtttattgcaAAATGGCTCAATGACGATAAGCCCTCCAACGACCAACTCCGTGTTCAACTACTGACGGTTCTTGCCGCCGCTGCTTTGAAAGATGACGTTATCCTGATTCTGCACCAGGATCGCCGTGATCATGTCCTCATGAATTACGCTCACAACATTGATCGCCTGCCCTTGTCCGAACAACAAGCTCTTGCCCTATTT ATGTGCAACCTGTTTGAGAATGGTTCCAGTTCAGAGTGGCTTTTGTACATATCTGAATGGACAGCTCCGCACACTACTTCGCCGTTGAGTAATATCCGTGTTACGACCAAAGTAGCCGTTACTGCCCTGCTCTCTGATAACCCACTCCTTCAAGATAGAGGCAGTGCAATAATCTATAACTTGGCCATCAAGGAG AAAATGGAACGCACTCGTGACTTTGCTGAATTGATGCCCCGTGGTGCTCTTTCAAAG GTTTTCGATGACGTAGCCACCGAATTAGCCATGGCTATTCTACAATTCTTTAGTGTGGAACATAGCGAAGAACAAATCTTCCGTTGTATGAAAGGCTTGGTTAGATTTGCCTATATTGCTCACAGTGAGGTGCCTGCTCTGATCAAAATGATAGGACCTGATCCAACTCAGTTCAAAG GAATGTCGGCTCGAATAGATGATCTTGTCGAACCGCTTTTGGACCGCCTTCGTTCAGTTCGAGGCATGGATTGA
- the LOC124197205 gene encoding uncharacterized protein LOC124197205 isoform X3 — protein sequence MEDETIAVYLHIYDLTRGMAQLMSAAILGKQIDGIWHTGVVVYGREYFFGGQGITSCLPGETILGQPNQIHPLGATQIPFSIFVDYVQGLADSTFRPDAYDLLQHNCNTFSNEIAQFLCGNSIPQHILDLPTEVLSTPFGQSLQPLLNSLGASSSQGGIPVLPLDLDGGRRSVNRAPSPGAVALERAIEDARRDSLKLEERRNTILEKVEKLEKKKAKKQLQQERNASSSSSSSVPEKKMADASEANSALDGSEETPKAPREPPIVYKDLIDVKKEYESLAECIAKVGQDDDHQSMSELKQYVIDDEGSWALGDNFLLFIAKWLNDDKPSNDQLRVQLLTVLAAAALKDDVILILHQDRRDHVLMNYAHNIDRLPLSEQQALALFMCNLFENGSSSEWLLYISEWTAPHTTSPLSNIRVTTKVAVTALLSDNPLLQDRGSAIIYNLAIKEVFDDVATELAMAILQFFSVEHSEEQIFRCMKGLVRFAYIAHSEVPALIKMIGPDPTQFKGMSARIDDLVEPLLDRLRSVRGMD from the exons ATGGAAGACGAAACCATTGCAGTTTACCTTCATATTTATGATTTAACAAGAGGAATGGCTCAACTTATGTCTGCAGCTATCTTGG GGAAACAAATTGACGGAATTTGGCACACTGGAGTTGTTGTCTACGGGCGAGAATACTTCTTTGGTGGACAAGGAATTACCAGTTGCTTACCA GGCGAAACCATTCTCGGCCAACCTAACCAAATTCATCCTCTCGGAGCCACCCAAATACCCTTCTCCATCTTCGTTGACTACGTTCAAGGGTTGGCTGATTCCACATTTAG GCCGGATGCTTACGATTTGCTGCAACATAATTGCAACACCTTCTCCAACGAAATCGCCCAGTTTCTCTGTGGAAACTCCATCCCGCAACACATTCTCGATTTGCCTACGGAAGTTCTTAGCAC TCCGTTCGGCCAGAGTCTGCAGCCGCTGTTGAACAGTCTAGGTGCATCGAGCAGCCAGGGTGGGATACCGGTATTGCCGTTGGATTTAGACGGAGGTCGACGAAGCGTCAACCGTGCACCCTCGCCGGGAGCTGTTGCATTAGAAAGGGCGATTGAAGACGCCCGACGCGACTCGCTCAAACTCGAAGAGCGTCGTAACacaattttggaaaaagtcgaaaagttggaaaagaaaaaggccaaaaagcAGCTGCAACAAGAACGAAACGCCAGTTCATCATCGTCTTCATCCGTgcctgaaaagaaaatggctgaCGCATCCGAAGCAAATAGCGCCTTAGACGGATCGGAAGAAACTCCGAAAGCACCCAGGGAACCGCCCATCGTCTACAAAG ACTTGATTGATGTCAAGAAAGAGTACGAAAGCTTGGCTGAATGCATCGCCAAAGTAGGACAAGATGACGACCATCAGTCAATGTCCGAACTGAAGCAATACGTCATCGACGATGAGGGTTCGTGGGCGTTGGgagacaattttcttttgtttattgcaAAATGGCTCAATGACGATAAGCCCTCCAACGACCAACTCCGTGTTCAACTACTGACGGTTCTTGCCGCCGCTGCTTTGAAAGATGACGTTATCCTGATTCTGCACCAGGATCGCCGTGATCATGTCCTCATGAATTACGCTCACAACATTGATCGCCTGCCCTTGTCCGAACAACAAGCTCTTGCCCTATTT ATGTGCAACCTGTTTGAGAATGGTTCCAGTTCAGAGTGGCTTTTGTACATATCTGAATGGACAGCTCCGCACACTACTTCGCCGTTGAGTAATATCCGTGTTACGACCAAAGTAGCCGTTACTGCCCTGCTCTCTGATAACCCACTCCTTCAAGATAGAGGCAGTGCAATAATCTATAACTTGGCCATCAAGGAG GTTTTCGATGACGTAGCCACCGAATTAGCCATGGCTATTCTACAATTCTTTAGTGTGGAACATAGCGAAGAACAAATCTTCCGTTGTATGAAAGGCTTGGTTAGATTTGCCTATATTGCTCACAGTGAGGTGCCTGCTCTGATCAAAATGATAGGACCTGATCCAACTCAGTTCAAAG GAATGTCGGCTCGAATAGATGATCTTGTCGAACCGCTTTTGGACCGCCTTCGTTCAGTTCGAGGCATGGATTGA
- the LOC124197210 gene encoding coiled-coil domain-containing protein 137-like: MGRKIPAKKHHGVKDPEKQAERRHAKIKLKINEAPINIDDQEIPKKLKDLFQKKKFKKVKLIDDEPQPKAKGENSEVNKFKPQRPIKKIPKFERIEGETDREFLWRTELTTRTYLKKARFEDKYDVDVETNDKTGEVDIKKREKKIIDTSLKIEPTNKWQKKKLKKLEKLQSEREERKKLKKEKFKERKLYKKNKGKKQDDFSVLKQDKVEFGDVVEQPPTLTAKPRKSTAMLKPGTRNLLLKNLEGNDIKPSSNLSGKRKLLSGLDRLKLETERERVVEIYRKMQALKNANNA; encoded by the exons ATGGGTAGAAAGATCCCAGCGAAAAAACATCATGGAGTCAAAGATCCAGAGAAGCAAGCTGAACGCCGGCACGCcaaaatcaagttgaaaattaaCGAGGCGCCAATCAACATCGATGATCaagaaattcccaaaaaactaaaagatctatttcagaagaaaaaattcaagaaagtgAAGTTAATTGATGACGAGCCTCAGCCAAAAGCCAAAGGAGAGAATTCTGAAGTAAACAAGTTTAAACCTCAACGCCCCATAAAGAAGATTCctaaatttgaaagaattgaaGGAGAAACTGACCGTGAGTTCCTTTGGAGAACCGAGTTAACTACGAGAACCTATTTAAAGAAGGCAAGGTTTGAGGACAAGTACGATGTTGATGTGGAAACAAATGACAAGACTGGTGAAGTTGATatcaagaaaagggaaaagaaaataattgacaCCAGCCTTAAAATTGAACCTACTAACaaatggcaaaagaagaaactaaagaaattggaaaagcTGCAAAGTGaacgagaagaaagaaagaagttgaagaaagaaaagttcaaagagagaaaactctacaagaagaataaaggaaagaaacaagacgATTTCTCGGTTCTGAAGCAGGACAAGGTGGAATTCGGGGACGTTGTGGAACAACCCCCTACACTCACAGCTAAACCGAGAAAATCTACTGCGATGCTTAAA CCTGGAACTCGAAACCTACTCCTCAAAAATTTAGAAGGAAACGACATCAAGCCTTCATCCAATCTGAGTGGCAAACGAAAACTTCTTTCAGGGTTAGATAGGCTAAAATTAGAAACTGAACGTGAAAGAGTTGTAGAAATTTACCGAAAAATGCAAGCACTTAAAAATGCTAATAACGCCTga
- the LOC124197205 gene encoding uncharacterized protein LOC124197205 isoform X2: MEDETIAVYLHIYDLTRGMAQLMSAAILGKQIDGIWHTGVVVYGREYFFGGQGITSCLPGETILGQPNQIHPLGATQIPFSIFVDYVQGLADSTFRPDAYDLLQHNCNTFSNEIAQFLCGNSIPQHILDLPTEVLSTPFGQSLQPLLNSLGASSSQGGIPVLPLDLDGGRRSVNRAPSPGAVALERAIEDARRDSLKLEERRNTILEKVEKLEKKKAKKQLQQERNASSSSSSSVPEKKMADASEANSALDGSEETPKAPREPPIVYKDLIDVKKEYESLAECIAKVGQDDDHQSMSELKQYVIDDEGSWALGDNFLLFIAKWLNDDKPSNDQLRVQLLTVLAAAALKDDVILILHQDRRDHVLMNYAHNIDRLPLSEQQALALFMCNLFENGSSSEWLLYISEWTAPHTTSPLSNIRVTTKVAVTALLSDNPLLQDRGSAIIYNLAIKEVKTVVFDDVATELAMAILQFFSVEHSEEQIFRCMKGLVRFAYIAHSEVPALIKMIGPDPTQFKGMSARIDDLVEPLLDRLRSVRGMD, translated from the exons ATGGAAGACGAAACCATTGCAGTTTACCTTCATATTTATGATTTAACAAGAGGAATGGCTCAACTTATGTCTGCAGCTATCTTGG GGAAACAAATTGACGGAATTTGGCACACTGGAGTTGTTGTCTACGGGCGAGAATACTTCTTTGGTGGACAAGGAATTACCAGTTGCTTACCA GGCGAAACCATTCTCGGCCAACCTAACCAAATTCATCCTCTCGGAGCCACCCAAATACCCTTCTCCATCTTCGTTGACTACGTTCAAGGGTTGGCTGATTCCACATTTAG GCCGGATGCTTACGATTTGCTGCAACATAATTGCAACACCTTCTCCAACGAAATCGCCCAGTTTCTCTGTGGAAACTCCATCCCGCAACACATTCTCGATTTGCCTACGGAAGTTCTTAGCAC TCCGTTCGGCCAGAGTCTGCAGCCGCTGTTGAACAGTCTAGGTGCATCGAGCAGCCAGGGTGGGATACCGGTATTGCCGTTGGATTTAGACGGAGGTCGACGAAGCGTCAACCGTGCACCCTCGCCGGGAGCTGTTGCATTAGAAAGGGCGATTGAAGACGCCCGACGCGACTCGCTCAAACTCGAAGAGCGTCGTAACacaattttggaaaaagtcgaaaagttggaaaagaaaaaggccaaaaagcAGCTGCAACAAGAACGAAACGCCAGTTCATCATCGTCTTCATCCGTgcctgaaaagaaaatggctgaCGCATCCGAAGCAAATAGCGCCTTAGACGGATCGGAAGAAACTCCGAAAGCACCCAGGGAACCGCCCATCGTCTACAAAG ACTTGATTGATGTCAAGAAAGAGTACGAAAGCTTGGCTGAATGCATCGCCAAAGTAGGACAAGATGACGACCATCAGTCAATGTCCGAACTGAAGCAATACGTCATCGACGATGAGGGTTCGTGGGCGTTGGgagacaattttcttttgtttattgcaAAATGGCTCAATGACGATAAGCCCTCCAACGACCAACTCCGTGTTCAACTACTGACGGTTCTTGCCGCCGCTGCTTTGAAAGATGACGTTATCCTGATTCTGCACCAGGATCGCCGTGATCATGTCCTCATGAATTACGCTCACAACATTGATCGCCTGCCCTTGTCCGAACAACAAGCTCTTGCCCTATTT ATGTGCAACCTGTTTGAGAATGGTTCCAGTTCAGAGTGGCTTTTGTACATATCTGAATGGACAGCTCCGCACACTACTTCGCCGTTGAGTAATATCCGTGTTACGACCAAAGTAGCCGTTACTGCCCTGCTCTCTGATAACCCACTCCTTCAAGATAGAGGCAGTGCAATAATCTATAACTTGGCCATCAAGGAGGTAAAAACAGTG GTTTTCGATGACGTAGCCACCGAATTAGCCATGGCTATTCTACAATTCTTTAGTGTGGAACATAGCGAAGAACAAATCTTCCGTTGTATGAAAGGCTTGGTTAGATTTGCCTATATTGCTCACAGTGAGGTGCCTGCTCTGATCAAAATGATAGGACCTGATCCAACTCAGTTCAAAG GAATGTCGGCTCGAATAGATGATCTTGTCGAACCGCTTTTGGACCGCCTTCGTTCAGTTCGAGGCATGGATTGA